One genomic segment of Helianthus annuus cultivar XRQ/B chromosome 14, HanXRQr2.0-SUNRISE, whole genome shotgun sequence includes these proteins:
- the LOC110904925 gene encoding probable aquaporin PIP1-4 — protein MEGKEEDVRLGANKFRERQPIGTAAQVPDKDYEEPPPAPLFEPSELSSWSFYRAGIAEFIATFLFLYVSVLTVMGVVKSPTKCGTVGIQGIAWAFGGMIFALVYCTAGISGGHINPAVTFGLFLARKLSLTRALYYMVMQCLGAICGAGVVRGFEGGNQYKLNGGGANTIAHGYTKGDGLGAEIVGTFVLVYTVFSATDAKRSARDSHVPILAPLPIGFAVFLVHLATIPITGTGINPARSLGAAIIYNKDHAWDDHWVFWVGPFIGAALAALYHQVVIRAIPFKNK, from the exons ATGGAGGGAAAGGAAGAGGATGTTAGATTGGGCGCAAACAAGTTCCGGGAAAGACAACCAATCGGGACCGCGGCGCAAGTCCCGGATAAGGACTACGAAGAACCTCCGCCGGCTCCGTTGTTTGAGCCGTCGGAGCTGTCTTCGTGGTCTTTTTATAGAGCTGGGATTGCTGAGTTTATTGCTACGTTTTTGTTTTTATACGTTTCGGTTTTGACGGTTATGGGAGTGGTTAAGTCGCCCACGAAATGTGGGACCGTTGGTATCCAAGGCATTGCATGGGCGTTTGGGGGAATGATCTTCGCACTCGTATATTGCACTGCCGGGATCTCTG GTGGACATATTAATCCGGCGGTGACATTTGGGTTGTTTCTTGCAAGAAAGTTGTCATTGACACGAGCCCTTTACTACATGGTGATGCAATGTCTTGGTGCGATCTGTGGCGCTGGTGTCGTTAGAGGTTTCGAAGGCGGCAACCAATACAAACTAAATGGCGGTGGAGCCAACACGATCGCCCACGGTTACACAAAAGGCGACGGGCTTGGTGCTGAAATCGTTGGCACATTTGTTCTCGTTTACACCGTCTTCTCAGCCACTGACGCCAAACGTAGCGCACGCGACTCTCACGTTCCAATCTTGGCTCCTTTGCCAATTGGATTTGCAGTGTTTCTAGTGCACTTGGCCACTATTCCGATCACCGGAACCGGAATTAATCCAGCAAGGAGTTTGGGAGCTGCCATTATTTACAACAAGGACCACGCATGGGATGATCAC TGGGTGTTCTGGGTAGGACCATTCATTGGGGCAGCATTAGCAGCACTTTACCATCAAGTCGTGATCAGAGCCATCCCATTTAAGAACAAATGA